The DNA window CATGATCGGCACCCGCGCCTGCAGTTCGAGCGACGCCGCGGTGCCGGTCCGGTTCACCGCGGCCGCCCAGCGGTCGTGGTTCGCCGCGAGGAGGCGATCGAGGGCCGGTGAGTCCTGCGTACTCCCCCACGTGCCGGAGTGCATGCCGGCGGTGGCCCCGTGACCGGCACCCGAGTGCGCCTGCGGCAGCACCGACGGACTACCCCCGGTATGCGCGACGCCGTCGCCGGTGATGGCGTAGGCGGCAGGCGCCGCGAGCACCGCGACCACCCCGGCGACGACGACCCCCAGGCCGATCCGCCGACTCCATCGCCGCGGGACGAGCACACCGAGCGCCGCGACCGATCCGACGATGAGTACCGCCCATCGCAGCCAGGGCTGCCACGTCGGTTCGCGGTCGAGCACCACGAACGCCCAGATCGCGCCGGCGACGATCATCGCCGCCAGTCCGCCCCGGGCCACCCACCGGCGGTACGCGGCGGCATCGTCGCGGGCCCGCCACGCCTCGACGACACCGATGCCGACGAGTCCCGCGATGGGCGGCGCGATGGCCATCGAATAGTACGGATGGACGGTTCCGCCCATGAACGACAACACGATTCCGTCGACGAGCAGCCAGAGCCCGAACATCACGGCGCCGGCCCGAACCTGGTCGGTGCGGGCGGCGCGTCCACGCAGGATCACCACCACGAGCAGGGCGATGAGCGCTGTCGGCAGCAGAAAGGAGATCTCGCCGCCGAACTCACCGCCGAATAACCGGCCCGGCCCCGGCGGGTTCCCGAACATGCCCGAGAATCGGTGTGCCAGAGCACCGGTGGGTGCGCCGGCGGCCGGGTTGCGATGCCCGCCGCCCTCGATCCGGTCGAGACCGTTGTAGCCGAAGACCAGGTTCATGAAGCTGTTGTCGTCGGAGCCGGCGAGATATGGGCGTGATGAGGCGGGCCACACCATCGTGAGAACCACGTACCATCCGGCGGACACGACCAGTGCCACCGCCGCGATCAACAGGTCACGCACCCGCCGGACCCAACCGCCCGCCCCGGCGAACAGATACACCGCGCCCAACGCGGGCAACACCATCAGCCCCTCGAGCATCTTGGCGAGAAAGGCGAATCCGAGTGCGACGCCGGCCAACGCGAGCCAGCGCACCGATGCTCGCGGCAACGCACGAACCGTGCAGTAGGCCGCGGCGGTCATCAGCAGCACCATCGACGCGTCGGGATTGTCGAACCGGAACGTCATCGCCGCCACCGGGGTCACCGCGAGTGCCGCCCCGGCCACGAGTCCCGCGGCACGCCCGGAAATCCGGGTCACGGCCGCATAGAGCAACGCCACCGCGGCCACCCCCATCAGCGCCTGCGGAATCAACAGGCTGGCCGACGAATAGCCGAAGATGCGCCCGGACAGAGGACCGCGGTGCCGAGCAGCAACGCCGCGAGCAACATGCGATCACGCGGCGTCGCGGGGGGCAGCGCCGGAACCGCCACCGTCGGTTCGGTGGGTGACTCCGAGCAAGCGGTGTCGGCAGAGGCCGGGGGCAGGGTGTGAACCATGCTCCGATCGTGCGCCACGCCCACTGAGGAGAAGGTGGCCTGAGGCTGCCAAACAGCTGTGAGATCACCGAGGGCACAGGAGTGTTCGCCGGATGTGCCGGAATTTGCCCGCCCGGGTCCGACGGCACCGTGACGGGGTGCGCTTCGGTCCCCGCTCGAACGGCCGGGTTCCTGCTCGATCGACCCCACTCGACGCGGATGAAAAGTTCCTCATGAACGCTTCATGGTCGCCTCACGGCGGGGCGGAAAAGTACTGAGTGGCTCCGCAAGACGGAGTCGGGCCGACCGGCCCGAAGCAACCATTCACGAAAGGCTCACCATGTCCCGCTCCGCCATCTTCAGTGCCCTCGAACCCGCCGTCCGCGGCCGCAACGTCCTCACCACCA is part of the Gordonia bronchialis DSM 43247 genome and encodes:
- a CDS encoding glycosyltransferase family 39 protein, coding for MSGRIFGYSSASLLIPQALMGVAAVALLYAAVTRISGRAAGLVAGAALAVTPVAAMTFRFDNPDASMVLLMTAAAYCTVRALPRASVRWLALAGVALGFAFLAKMLEGLMVLPALGAVYLFAGAGGWVRRVRDLLIAAVALVVSAGWYVVLTMVWPASSRPYLAGSDDNSFMNLVFGYNGLDRIEGGGHRNPAAGAPTGALAHRFSGMFGNPPGPGRLFGGEFGGEISFLLPTALIALLVVVILRGRAARTDQVRAGAVMFGLWLLVDGIVLSFMGGTVHPYYSMAIAPPIAGLVGIGVVEAWRARDDAAAYRRWVARGGLAAMIVAGAIWAFVVLDREPTWQPWLRWAVLIVGSVAALGVLVPRRWSRRIGLGVVVAGVVAVLAAPAAYAITGDGVAHTGGSPSVLPQAHSGAGHGATAGMHSGTWGSTQDSPALDRLLAANHDRWAAAVNRTGTAASLELQARVPIMGIGGFSHDPAPTLVQFERDVADHEIGYYVMSGNGTGNAATTNAATPRHGRTGHETRSVRHASSGIGSGLGSRTRGGVSDEIDEWVMAHYTPRTVGNYVVYELDSSN